The Mastomys coucha isolate ucsf_1 unplaced genomic scaffold, UCSF_Mcou_1 pScaffold4, whole genome shotgun sequence genome has a segment encoding these proteins:
- the Hcn2 gene encoding potassium/sodium hyperpolarization-activated cyclic nucleotide-gated channel 2 — protein sequence MDARGGGGRPGDSPGATPTPGPPPPPPPPAPPQPQPPPAPPPNPTTPSHPESADEPGPRARLCSRDSSCTPGAAKGGANGECGRGEPQCSPEGPARGPKVSFSCRGAASGPAAAEEAGSEEAGPAGEPRGSQASFLQRQFGALLQPGVNKFSLRMFGSQKAVEREQERVKSAGAWIIHPYSDFRFYWDFTMLLFMVGNLIIIPVGITFFKDETTAPWIVFNVVSDTFFLMDLVLNFRTGIVIEDNTEIILDPEKIKKKYLRTWFVVDFVSSIPVDYIFLIVEKGIDSEVYKTARALRIVRFTKILSLLRLLRLSRLIRYIHQWEEIFHMTYDLASAVMRICNLISMMLLLCHWDGCLQFLVPMLQDFPSDCWVSINNMVNHSWSELYSFALFKAMSHMLCIGYGRQAPESMTDIWLTMLSMIVGATCYAMFIGHATALIQSLDSSRRQYQEKYKQVEQYMSFHKLPADFRQKIHDYYEHRYQGKMFDEDSILGELNGPLREEIVNFNCRKLVASMPLFANADPNFVTAMLTKLKFEVFQPGDYIIREGTIGKKMYFIQHGVVSVLTKGNKEMKLSDGSYFGEICLLTRGRRTASVRADTYCRLYSLSVDNFNEVLEEYPMMRRAFETVAIDRLDRIGKKNSILLHKVQHDLSSGVFNNQENAIIQEIVKYDREMVQQAELGQRVGLFPPPPPPQVTSAIATLQQAVAMSFCPQVARPLVGPLALGSPRLVRRAPPGPLPPAASPGPPAASPPAAPSSPRAPRTSPYGVPGSPATRVGPALPARRLSRASRPLSASQPSLPHGAPTPSPAASARPASSSTPRLGPAPTARTAAPSPDRRDSTSTGAAGGLDPLDSARSRLSSNL from the exons ATGGATGCGCGCGGGGGCGGCGGGCGGCCGGGCGATAGTCCGGGCGCGACCCCTACGCCGgggccgccgccaccgccgccgccgcccgcgcccCCTCAGCCTCAGCCACCACCCGCGCCACCCCCGAACCCCACGACCCCCTCGCACCCGGAGTCGGCGGACGAGCCCGGCCCGCGCGCCCGGCTCTGCAGCCGCGACAGCTCCTGCACCCCTGGCGCGGCCAAGGGCGGCGCGAATGGCGAGTGCGGGCGCGGGGAGCCGCAGTGCAGCCCCGAGGGCCCCGCGCGCGGCCCCAAGGTTTCGTTCTCATGCCGCGGGGCGGCCTCGGGGCCCGCGGCGGCCGAGGAGGCGGGCAGCGAGGAGGCGGGCCCGGCGGGTGAGCCGCGCGGCAGCCAGGCTAGCTTCCTGCAGCGCCAATTCGGGGCGCTCCTGCAGCCTGGCGTCAACAAGTTCTCCCTGCGGATGTTCGGCAGCCAGAAGGCCGTGGAGCGCGAGCAGGAACGCGTGAAGTCGGCGGGGGCCTGGATCATCCACCCCTACAGCGACTTCAG GTTCTACTGGGACTTCACCATGCTGTTGTTCATGGTGGGAAATCTCATCATCATTCCCGTGGGCATCACTTTCTTCAAGGACGAGACTACCGCGCCCTGGATCGTCTTCAACGTAGTCTCAGACACCTTCTTCCTCATGGACTTGGTGCTGAACTTCCGCACCGGCATTGTTATTGAGGACAACACGGAGATCATCCTGGACCCcgagaagataaagaaaaagtaCCTGCGTACATGGTTCGTGGTAGACTTCGTGTCGTCCATCCCAGTGGACTACATCTTCCTCATCGTGGAGAAGGGAATCGACTCCGAGGTCTACAAGACGGCGCGTGCGCTGCGCATCGTGCGCTTCACCAAGATCCTCAGTCTGCTGCGGCTGCTGCGTCTATCACGGCTCATCCGATATATTCACCAGTGGGAGGAG ATTTTCCACATGACCTACGACCTGGCAAGTGCAGTGATGCGCATCTGTAACCTGATCAGCATGATGCTACTGCTCTGCCACTGGGACGGTTGCCTGCAGTTCCTGGTGCCCATGCTGCAAGACTTCCCCAGTGACTGCTGGGTGTCCATCAACAACATGGTG AACCACTCATGGAGTGAACTCTACTCGTTCGCGCTCTTCAAGGCCATGAGCCACATGCTTTGCATTGGCTATGGGCGGCAGGCACCTGAGAGCATGACGGACATCTGGCTGACCATGCTCAGCATGATCGTAGGCGCCACCTGCTATGCCATGTTCATTGGGCATGCCACTGCGCTTATCCAGTCCCTGGATTCGTCACGGCGCCAATACCAGGAGAAG TATAAGCAAGTAGAGCAGTACATGTCCTTCCACAAACTGCCCGCCGACTTCCGCCAGAAGATCCACGATTACTATGAACATCGATACCAGGGGAAGATGTTCGATGAGGACAGCATTCTCGGAGAGCTCAACGGGCCACTCCGTGAG GAGATTGTGAACTTCAACTGCCGGAAGCTGGTGGCTTCCATGCCACTGTTTGCCAACGCAGACCCCAACTTTGTCACAGCCATGCTGACAAAGCTCAAATTTGAGGTCTTCCAGCCTGGAGATTACATCATCCGAGAGGGGACCATCGGGAAGAAAATGTACTTCATCCAGCATGGAGTGGTGAGCGTGCTCACCAAGGGCAACAAGGAGATGAAGCTGTCAGATGGCTCCTATTTTGGGG agatctgcctgctcacAAGGGGCCGGCGCACGGCCAGTGTGCGGGCTGACACCTACTGTCGCCTCTACTCCCTGAGTGTGGACAATTTCAATGAGGTGCTGGAGGAATACCCCATGATGCGGCGTGCCTTTGAGACTGTGGCCATTGACCGCTTGGACCGCATAG GCAAGAAAAACTCCATCTTGCTGCACAAGGTTCAGCATGATCTCAGCTCAGGCGTGTTCAACAACCAGGAGAATGCCATCATCCAGGAGATTGTCAAATATGACCGTGAGATGGTGCAGCAGGCAGAGCTTGGCCAGCGCGTGGGGCTCTtcccaccaccgccaccaccgcaGGTCACGTCGGCCATTGCCACCTTGCAGCAGGCTGTGGCCATGAGCTTCTGCCCGCAGGTGGCCCGCCCGCTCGTGGGGCCCCTGGCGTTAGGCTCCCCACGCCTAGTGCGCCGCGCGCCCCcagggcctctgcctcctgcagccTCGCCAGGGCCACCCGCAGCAAGCCCCCCAGCTGCACCCTCGAGCCCTCGGGCACCGCGGACCTCACCCTACGGTGTGCCTGGCTCTCCGGCAACGCGTGTGGGGCCTGCATTGCCCGCACGTCGCCTGAGCCGCGCCTCGCGCCCACTGTCCGCCTCGCAGCCCTCGCTGCCCCATGGCGCGCCCACGCCCAGCCCCGCGGCCTCTGCGCGCCCGGCCAGCAGCTCCACGCCGCGCCTGGGACCCGCACCCACCGCCCGGACCGCCGCGCCCAGTCCAGACCGCAGGGACTCAACCTCGACGGGCGCTGCCGGTGGCCTCGACCCACTGGACTCTGCGCGCTCGCGCCTCTCTTCCAATTTGTGA
- the Bsg gene encoding basigin → MAAALLLALAFTLLSGQGACAAAGTIKTSVQEVGSKTQLTCSLNSSGIDIVGHRWMRGGKVLQEDTLPDLQMQYMVDADDRSGKYSCIFLPEPVGRGDINVEGPPRIKVGKKSEHSSEGELAKLVCKSDSSHPPVEGWFWFKTSEAGEQNIANDTEGKYVVISTPERTELTISNLDMDDDAGTYVCNATNSQGSTRETISLRVRSRMAALWPFLGIVVEVIVLVTIIFIYEKRRKPDQTLDEDDPGAAPLKGSGTQMNDKDKNVRQRNAT, encoded by the exons ATGGCGGCGGCGCTGCTGCTGGCGCTGGCCTTCACGCTCCTGAGCGGCCAAGGCGCCTGCGCGGCGG CGGGCACCATCAAAACCTCTGTCCAGGAAGTCGGCTCCAAGACACAGCTTACCTGCTCTTTGAACAGCAGTGGCATTGACATCGTTGGCCACCGCTGGATGAGAGGTGGCAAGGTACTGCAGGAGGACACGCTGCCCGACCTGCAGATGCAGTACAT GGTGGATGCAGATGACCGCTCTGGGAAATATTCCTGCATCTTCCTTCCTGAGCCTGTAGGCAGAGGCGACATCAATGTGGAGG GGCCACCCAGGATCAAGGTTGGAAAGAAATCCGAGCATTCCAGTGAGGGAGAGCTTGCGAAACTAGTCTGCAAGTCCGACTCATCGCACCCTCCTGTTGAGGGGTGGTTCTGGTTTAAGACCTCTGAAGCTGGGGAACAG AACATCGCCAATGACACTGAAGGCAAGTACGTTGTGATATCCACGCCAGAGAGGACAGAGCTGACCATCAGCAACCTGGACATGGATGATGATGCTGGCACCTATGTGTGCAATGCCACCAACTCCCAGGGCAGTACTCGGGAGACCATCTCACTGCGTGTACGGAGCCGTATGGCAGCCCTCTGGCCCTTCCTAGGCATCGTGGTTGAGGTCATAGTATTGGTTACCATCATCTTTATCTATGAGAAGAGGCGGAAGCCAGACCAGACCCTGGACG AGGATGACCCTGGTGCTGCCCCACT GAAGGGCAGTGGAACTCAAATGAATGACAAGGACAAGAATGTACGCCAGAGGAACGCCACCTGA